A genome region from Sphingomonas sp. BGYR3 includes the following:
- a CDS encoding biopolymer transporter ExbD, giving the protein MAMSVGGGDESAPMSDINTTPLVDVMLVLLIIFLIAIPVAIQSVELQLPKTAFEPTLTKPENVLLAVRGAPDGSGCEVYWLQTRVDSKELLDRAVKSLEAEVEKQGGKGNPNLELPEVHIRGDVNTPYRCIGGTIYTMQSAGFPKVGFISQPPVGASAQ; this is encoded by the coding sequence ATGGCAATGAGTGTAGGCGGAGGCGACGAAAGCGCGCCGATGTCCGACATCAACACCACCCCCTTGGTGGACGTGATGCTCGTGCTCCTCATCATCTTCCTTATCGCGATCCCGGTTGCGATCCAGTCGGTTGAACTCCAGCTGCCCAAGACGGCGTTTGAGCCGACACTGACCAAGCCGGAAAACGTGCTGCTCGCCGTTCGCGGTGCGCCCGATGGGTCGGGGTGCGAGGTCTACTGGTTGCAAACCCGCGTCGACAGCAAGGAATTGCTCGACCGCGCGGTCAAGTCGCTGGAGGCCGAGGTCGAAAAGCAGGGTGGCAAGGGCAATCCGAATCTGGAATTGCCGGAAGTGCACATTCGCGGCGACGTGAATACGCCCTATCGCTGCATCGGGGGCACCATCTACACCATGCAGTCGGCTGGTTTCCCGAAGGTCGGCTTCATTTCGCAGCCGCCCGTCGGCGCCAGTGCCCAGTAA
- a CDS encoding phosphoadenylyl-sulfate reductase: protein MAKSVATRPIDRIDTAPRFTAADAHRLNNLFRGTDTLEMLRTVLGERMLGDAAVVSSFGAESAVLLDLIARVDPATPVIFLETLKHFPETLAYRDTLVAHLGLTDLRIIQPDPETLAKKDESGLRWSYDPDGCCEIRKVIPLARALADFDASITGRKAFQASTRAALPRFELDASDTQGRIKFNPLVTWTSADLQAYLTEQDLPRHPLVEQGYPSIGCAPCTARVAPGEDPRSGRWSGWDKTECGIHLPVPDGDPEQPSF from the coding sequence ATGGCTAAATCCGTTGCCACCCGCCCCATTGACCGGATCGACACCGCGCCGCGGTTCACGGCGGCGGATGCGCATCGGTTGAACAACCTGTTCCGGGGCACGGACACGCTGGAGATGCTGCGCACCGTGCTGGGTGAGCGGATGCTGGGCGATGCTGCCGTGGTTTCTTCGTTCGGCGCGGAATCGGCCGTGCTGCTGGACCTGATCGCGCGGGTGGATCCCGCCACGCCGGTCATCTTCCTTGAGACGCTGAAGCATTTTCCGGAGACGCTGGCCTATCGCGACACGCTGGTCGCGCACCTTGGCCTGACCGATCTGCGCATCATTCAGCCTGATCCGGAAACGCTGGCAAAAAAGGACGAAAGCGGCCTTCGCTGGTCCTATGACCCGGATGGCTGTTGCGAGATTCGAAAGGTGATCCCGCTGGCCCGGGCGCTGGCTGATTTCGATGCCAGCATCACCGGGCGAAAGGCGTTTCAGGCATCGACGCGAGCGGCCCTGCCCCGGTTCGAGCTTGACGCATCGGATACGCAGGGTCGGATCAAGTTCAACCCGCTGGTCACATGGACGTCGGCGGATCTGCAGGCCTATCTGACCGAACAGGACCTGCCCCGGCATCCGCTGGTCGAGCAGGGCTATCCGTCGATCGGCTGTGCGCCGTGTACCGCGCGCGTCGCACCGGGCGAGGATCCGCGTTCGGGCCGCTGGTCCGGCTGGGACAAGACGGAATGCGGCATCCACCTGCCGGTGCCCGACGGCGACCCGGAACAGCCGAGCTTCTGA
- a CDS encoding replicative DNA helicase codes for MADIDSPVRPAADAPRLPQNVEAEAALLGAMMIDNSLADDIIEMLEGQHFFEPVHARIFERIAGLRRDSMLANPVTMRPLFADDPGMAQLGGPGYLAQLTGSGAALIGAKQFAKQIKDLAMLRALVQVGRGLVDRAMDTSESVDPRKQIEEAEAALFGVAGEGTALQTVKSFSAASNAAIDLITRARNAGGGLSGITTGFDSVNSRTGGLQRSDLIILAGRPGMGKTSLATNIAFNAAHRWMEDERRGIAPTKSAGAKVAFFSLEMSADQLAMRILAEQSGINSEDLRMGNIGKLEFAKLADASVDLANLPLYIDDTAGLTISGLHTRVRRLQSKLNFQLGLIVVDYLQLLQGSGRNSGDNRVQEISEISRGLKTLAKEMNVPVIALSQLSRAVESREDKRPQLSDLRESGSIEQDADMVWFVYREDYYVAMREPGEPGDDKHNAWAEHMARVHGLAELIVAKQRHGSTGRVMLRFESNITKFSDYDGPGYSGGGE; via the coding sequence ATGGCCGACATTGATTCCCCCGTTCGCCCCGCCGCCGATGCGCCGCGCCTGCCCCAGAATGTCGAGGCAGAGGCCGCGCTGCTGGGTGCGATGATGATCGACAACAGTCTGGCCGACGACATCATCGAAATGCTGGAGGGGCAGCATTTTTTCGAGCCTGTCCACGCCCGCATCTTTGAACGGATCGCCGGTCTGCGCCGCGATTCCATGCTGGCCAATCCGGTGACGATGCGGCCGCTGTTCGCCGATGATCCCGGCATGGCGCAGCTGGGTGGTCCGGGCTATCTGGCCCAGCTGACCGGTAGCGGCGCGGCGCTGATCGGGGCCAAGCAGTTCGCCAAGCAGATCAAGGATCTGGCCATGCTGCGCGCGCTGGTTCAGGTCGGGCGCGGCCTTGTTGATCGCGCAATGGACACCAGCGAGAGCGTCGACCCCCGCAAGCAGATCGAGGAGGCCGAGGCCGCCCTGTTCGGCGTCGCGGGCGAGGGCACGGCGCTGCAGACGGTGAAATCGTTCAGCGCGGCCAGCAATGCGGCCATCGACCTGATCACCCGCGCCCGGAACGCCGGGGGCGGCCTGTCCGGCATCACCACGGGGTTCGATTCGGTCAATTCCCGGACGGGTGGGCTTCAGCGGTCGGACCTCATTATCCTTGCCGGCCGTCCCGGCATGGGCAAGACCTCGCTCGCCACCAACATCGCGTTCAACGCGGCGCATCGGTGGATGGAGGACGAACGGCGCGGCATCGCACCCACAAAGTCGGCCGGGGCAAAGGTCGCGTTCTTCAGCCTGGAAATGTCCGCCGACCAGCTGGCGATGCGTATCCTTGCCGAACAGTCGGGGATCAATTCCGAAGACCTGCGCATGGGCAATATCGGCAAGCTGGAGTTCGCAAAGCTGGCCGATGCGTCGGTCGATCTGGCCAATCTGCCGCTGTACATCGATGACACGGCGGGCCTGACCATTTCCGGCCTGCACACCCGCGTGCGCCGGTTGCAATCGAAACTGAACTTTCAGCTTGGTCTGATCGTCGTCGACTATCTTCAGCTGCTTCAGGGGTCGGGCCGCAATTCGGGCGACAACCGGGTTCAGGAAATCTCGGAAATCAGCCGCGGCCTCAAGACGCTGGCCAAGGAAATGAATGTGCCGGTCATCGCCCTGTCCCAGCTGAGCCGTGCGGTAGAAAGCCGCGAGGACAAGCGGCCTCAGCTGTCGGACCTGCGCGAATCGGGCTCGATCGAACAGGATGCGGACATGGTCTGGTTCGTCTATCGCGAGGACTATTATGTCGCCATGCGCGAACCGGGCGAACCGGGCGATGACAAGCACAATGCCTGGGCCGAACATATGGCCCGCGTCCACGGCCTGGCCGAGCTCATCGTGGCAAAGCAGCGCCATGGTTCGACCGGGCGCGTGATGCTGCGCTTTGAATCGAACATCACCAAGTTCAGCGACTATGACGGCCCCGGCTATTCCGGCGGCGGCGAGTAA
- a CDS encoding cytidine deaminase: MTNASIDPELLIAAARTAAEHAHAPYSGFAVGAALAMTDGSIVTGSNFENASYGLSLCAETVATAKASSEGRLGQVVAVGIVGGMITGGGTAPIRPCGRCRQVLNEAAQMGGRDLAVYCSGLTGGAIEQHRLSDLLPHAFGPADLGIGLAPTAEQS, encoded by the coding sequence ATGACCAACGCAAGCATTGATCCCGAACTGCTGATTGCGGCCGCCCGGACCGCGGCCGAACACGCCCATGCACCCTATTCCGGCTTTGCCGTGGGCGCGGCGCTGGCGATGACCGACGGGTCGATCGTCACCGGCAGCAACTTTGAAAACGCCAGCTATGGCCTGTCGCTGTGCGCCGAAACCGTTGCGACGGCCAAGGCATCCAGCGAGGGCCGGCTGGGGCAGGTCGTGGCGGTCGGCATTGTCGGCGGCATGATTACCGGCGGCGGCACGGCCCCGATCCGGCCGTGCGGACGATGCCGTCAGGTGCTGAACGAAGCAGCGCAGATGGGCGGGCGCGACCTGGCCGTCTATTGTTCCGGGCTGACCGGCGGCGCGATCGAGCAACACCGGCTGTCCGATCTTCTTCCCCATGCCTTTGGGCCGGCCGATCTGGGGATCGGCCTTGCCCCGACAGCGGAGCAATCATGA
- the dcd gene encoding dCTP deaminase, with protein sequence MTILSDIWIREQAQRHGMIEPFVEGQRREGCISYGLSSYGYDARVADEFKIFTNVDSAVVDPKNFDANSFVDRKTDVCVIPPNSFALARTVEYFRVPRDVLVICLGKSTYARCGIIVNVTPLEPEWEGHVTLEFSNTTPLPARIYANEGACQFLFLKGDQPCETSYADRAGKYMGQRGVTLPRL encoded by the coding sequence ATGACCATCCTGTCCGACATCTGGATCCGCGAACAGGCCCAGCGGCACGGCATGATCGAGCCGTTCGTCGAGGGCCAGCGGCGCGAAGGCTGCATCAGCTATGGCCTGTCCAGCTATGGCTATGACGCGCGCGTGGCGGACGAATTCAAGATCTTCACCAATGTGGACAGCGCAGTCGTCGATCCGAAGAATTTCGACGCCAACAGCTTTGTCGATCGCAAGACCGATGTGTGCGTCATTCCGCCCAACAGCTTTGCGCTGGCTCGTACGGTGGAATATTTCCGCGTGCCACGCGACGTGCTGGTCATCTGCCTTGGCAAATCGACCTATGCACGCTGCGGGATCATCGTGAATGTCACGCCGCTGGAACCCGAATGGGAAGGCCATGTGACCCTGGAATTTTCGAACACGACCCCCCTGCCCGCCCGCATCTATGCGAACGAGGGGGCGTGCCAGTTCCTGTTCCTGAAGGGCGATCAGCCCTGCGAGACGAGCTATGCCGACCGCGCGGGCAAATATATGGGACAGCGCGGCGTCACCCTGCCCCGACTGTAA
- a CDS encoding biopolymer transporter ExbD encodes MAMSTGNASSSDPMMEINTTPLIDVMLVLLIMLIITIPPQTHAVKIDLPQPDPNDRREQIDSQKNKIVIDPAGTILWNGTPIDEATLSTYLEQTKGMQPEPELHFQPDASARYEKVDEVLAIIKRANVTKLGFVGNEQYRNDF; translated from the coding sequence ATGGCGATGAGCACAGGGAACGCAAGTTCCAGCGATCCGATGATGGAGATCAACACGACGCCGCTGATCGACGTCATGCTGGTGCTGCTGATCATGCTGATCATCACGATCCCGCCGCAGACCCATGCGGTGAAGATCGACCTGCCGCAGCCCGATCCCAATGATCGCCGCGAGCAGATTGATTCGCAGAAGAACAAGATCGTCATCGATCCCGCCGGTACCATCTTGTGGAACGGCACGCCGATCGACGAGGCGACGCTGTCGACCTATCTGGAGCAGACCAAGGGGATGCAGCCCGAACCGGAACTGCATTTCCAGCCGGATGCCTCGGCCCGGTATGAAAAGGTCGATGAAGTGCTGGCGATCATCAAGCGCGCCAATGTTACCAAGCTCGGCTTTGTCGGCAACGAACAGTATCGCAACGATTTCTGA
- a CDS encoding tetratricopeptide repeat protein: protein MVRSSLFAPAALFALALAAPVAAQNAPVPAAHDSIIEGDYAGAERALLREAQFNPDSPEIKLNLAAIMVQTGRYAEARKLYDAVLAGPNADMELTRGRVTTAHAIAARGIAMANKPERQAVASR, encoded by the coding sequence ATGGTTCGCAGTTCATTGTTCGCCCCGGCGGCCCTATTCGCGCTGGCGCTGGCCGCGCCGGTTGCCGCGCAGAACGCCCCGGTGCCGGCGGCGCATGACAGCATCATCGAGGGTGATTACGCCGGCGCTGAGCGCGCGCTGCTGCGTGAGGCGCAGTTCAATCCCGACAGCCCGGAAATCAAGCTGAACCTGGCGGCGATCATGGTGCAAACAGGCCGCTATGCCGAAGCCCGCAAGCTGTATGATGCCGTGCTTGCCGGGCCGAATGCCGATATGGAATTGACGCGGGGGCGCGTTACCACGGCGCACGCCATTGCCGCGCGCGGCATTGCCATGGCGAACAAGCCGGAGCGACAGGCCGTCGCCTCTCGCTGA
- a CDS encoding DUF934 domain-containing protein has product MVEPIRFRDDAAVQQTPVPLDAFLGESNANAVRIEPGEDARALIPHLGRLALVEVAFPTFRDGRGYSTARILREAGYAGELRAEGDVLVDQVNFMRRCGFDSFAPRAPIDPAVLDHALTVYPVVYQAAADPAVPVWKLRHG; this is encoded by the coding sequence ATGGTTGAGCCCATCCGTTTCCGCGACGACGCGGCCGTGCAGCAGACGCCCGTTCCGCTGGACGCCTTCCTCGGCGAATCCAATGCCAACGCCGTGCGGATCGAGCCGGGTGAGGATGCCCGCGCGCTGATCCCGCATCTTGGCCGCCTGGCGCTTGTCGAGGTGGCGTTTCCCACGTTCCGCGACGGGCGCGGCTATTCGACGGCCCGCATCCTTCGTGAGGCTGGCTATGCCGGTGAATTGCGTGCCGAAGGCGACGTGCTGGTCGATCAGGTCAATTTCATGCGCCGCTGCGGGTTCGACAGCTTTGCCCCGCGCGCACCCATCGACCCCGCCGTGCTCGATCACGCGCTGACCGTCTATCCTGTGGTCTATCAGGCAGCGGCCGACCCGGCCGTGCCAGTGTGGAAACTGCGCCATGGCTAA
- a CDS encoding DUF2849 domain-containing protein, with protein sequence MKLLTGNDLASGDVIWWTGSGWSRHVADAVDVGTEGEAVLNAEQSARRVNAAYLIDAVETPDGPRPAHIKDRIRALGPTVRLDLSLSPDADLATVVK encoded by the coding sequence GTGAAATTGCTGACCGGAAACGATTTGGCATCGGGCGATGTGATCTGGTGGACCGGATCGGGCTGGTCGCGCCATGTCGCCGACGCGGTGGATGTCGGGACAGAGGGCGAGGCGGTGCTGAACGCCGAACAGAGCGCCCGCCGGGTCAACGCCGCCTATCTGATCGACGCGGTCGAAACGCCGGACGGCCCGCGCCCCGCCCATATCAAGGACCGGATCCGGGCGCTTGGCCCCACGGTGCGCCTTGACCTTAGCCTTTCGCCGGACGCCGATCTGGCGACGGTGGTGAAATGA
- the astD gene encoding succinylglutamate-semialdehyde dehydrogenase: MSAKIVSFEPATGAALWEGEIGSADAEVAAARQGWAAWAARPVTYRIETLRRFANVVRSRHEAFADLIARETGKPLWEARTEVDTVIAKVDISVTAYSDRTGQRRVEQAMGGRLAVRHKPHGVLAVLGPYNFPAHLPNGHIVPALIAGNAVVFKPSEKTPATGAFLIDCYREAGVPEACVRLLIGGPDEGRALSAHPDIDGLLFTGSARTGIALNRQFAERPEKILALEMGGNNPIVVFDTPDLYSAAVLVVQSAFTSAGQRCTAGRRLIVDQKLYDPLMTEIDRLAGRLIFGEPHSDPQPFMGPVIDNDAADMLQESFLSLLTRGGKPVRYLERPMDDRPFLSPAIIDMTDAADRPDVELFGPILQVSRADSFDAAIREANATRYGLSATLISQNPALYDQFWANIRAGIINWNRPTNGASSAAPFGGIGWSGNHRPSAYYAADYCAYPVVSSEVDQARASIGIGLRDG; encoded by the coding sequence ATGAGCGCGAAGATCGTTTCTTTTGAGCCAGCGACCGGGGCTGCTCTGTGGGAAGGGGAAATCGGCAGTGCCGATGCCGAAGTCGCTGCCGCGCGGCAGGGCTGGGCCGCCTGGGCTGCGCGTCCCGTCACCTATCGCATCGAAACGCTGCGGCGCTTCGCCAATGTCGTGCGGTCGCGGCACGAGGCGTTTGCCGACCTGATCGCCCGCGAAACGGGCAAGCCCCTGTGGGAAGCGCGGACCGAAGTCGATACGGTCATCGCCAAGGTCGATATTTCCGTCACCGCCTATTCCGACCGGACCGGCCAGCGCCGGGTTGAACAGGCGATGGGCGGCCGGCTGGCGGTGCGGCACAAACCGCATGGCGTGCTTGCGGTGCTTGGCCCGTACAATTTTCCGGCGCATCTGCCGAACGGGCACATCGTTCCTGCGCTGATCGCGGGCAATGCGGTTGTATTCAAGCCATCGGAGAAAACCCCGGCGACCGGCGCATTCCTGATCGACTGCTACCGCGAGGCCGGGGTGCCGGAGGCGTGCGTACGGCTGTTGATCGGCGGGCCGGATGAGGGCCGCGCCCTTTCGGCCCATCCGGATATCGACGGCCTGTTGTTCACCGGATCGGCGCGCACGGGCATTGCGCTGAACCGTCAGTTTGCCGAGCGGCCGGAGAAGATCCTGGCGCTGGAAATGGGCGGCAACAACCCGATCGTCGTGTTCGACACGCCGGACCTGTATTCCGCAGCGGTATTGGTGGTGCAGTCGGCCTTCACCTCCGCCGGGCAGCGGTGCACGGCGGGCCGGCGTCTGATCGTCGATCAGAAGCTCTATGATCCGCTGATGACCGAAATCGACCGGCTTGCCGGACGGCTGATCTTTGGCGAGCCGCATTCCGACCCGCAGCCCTTTATGGGTCCGGTGATCGACAATGACGCCGCCGATATGCTGCAGGAAAGCTTTTTGTCGCTGCTGACGCGCGGCGGAAAGCCGGTTCGCTATCTTGAGCGGCCAATGGACGACCGGCCATTCCTGTCGCCCGCGATCATCGACATGACCGACGCAGCCGACCGACCGGATGTCGAACTGTTCGGCCCGATCCTGCAGGTATCGCGCGCCGACAGTTTCGATGCGGCGATCCGGGAGGCGAACGCAACCCGCTATGGCCTTTCCGCCACGCTGATCAGCCAGAACCCGGCCCTGTACGACCAGTTCTGGGCCAATATCCGGGCGGGCATCATCAACTGGAACCGGCCGACAAACGGCGCATCCTCCGCTGCGCCCTTTGGCGGCATCGGCTGGTCCGGCAATCATCGCCCCAGCGCCTATTATGCCGCGGATTACTGCGCCTATCCGGTGGTGTCGTCAGAGGTGGATCAGGCGCGGGCATCGATCGGCATCGGGCTGCGCGACGGTTAA
- a CDS encoding GH25 family lysozyme codes for MTGGQLHWRRWALILAVLAALLATMVVWIGIARWHPSATDFPVQGMAVDSSNGEVDWFAARTDDVAFAYVLATSGAGERDPMFDRNWRGLFDAGIRRGAIHRFSLCQPAAEQAALFISTVPRTADQLPAMLVIDSSAACPAPVDRTAAIAAIREFLTLAEAHEGTPMLLAISPDAESDYSISAAIERPLVGQRLLIEPGYLSRPWQIWQASDLRRIAGAKGTVRWLVVAP; via the coding sequence ATGACGGGGGGACAGCTTCACTGGCGGCGCTGGGCGCTGATCTTGGCTGTACTGGCAGCGCTGCTGGCGACGATGGTCGTTTGGATCGGCATCGCCCGCTGGCATCCCTCTGCCACGGATTTTCCGGTTCAGGGCATGGCGGTGGACTCATCCAATGGCGAGGTGGACTGGTTCGCCGCGCGCACCGATGACGTCGCCTTTGCCTATGTCCTGGCCACCAGCGGCGCCGGAGAGCGCGACCCGATGTTCGACCGCAACTGGCGCGGCCTGTTCGATGCCGGCATCCGCCGCGGCGCGATCCACCGATTTTCGCTGTGCCAGCCAGCAGCCGAACAGGCAGCGTTGTTCATCAGCACGGTGCCCCGCACCGCGGATCAGCTGCCCGCGATGCTGGTGATCGACAGTTCCGCAGCCTGCCCGGCTCCGGTTGATCGCACCGCGGCGATCGCGGCGATCCGCGAGTTCCTTACCCTGGCCGAGGCGCATGAGGGCACGCCGATGCTGCTCGCGATCAGCCCGGACGCCGAATCCGACTATTCGATCAGTGCGGCGATCGAGCGGCCGCTGGTCGGGCAGCGACTGCTGATTGAGCCGGGCTATCTTTCCCGGCCCTGGCAGATCTGGCAGGCGAGCGACCTGCGCCGGATCGCGGGCGCGAAAGGGACTGTTCGCTGGCTGGTGGTTGCGCCATGA
- a CDS encoding nitrite/sulfite reductase — protein MYKYDQYDQAIVDARVAEFRDQVRRRLAGEITEDQFKPLRLMNGLYLQLHAYMLRVAVPYGTMDSRQMRMLGHIARKYDRGYGHFTTRQNIQYNWIKLEDAPDILADLASVEMHAIQTSGNCIRNISSDQFAGAAADEVTDPRPWAELLRQWSTFHPEFSYLPRKFKIAVIASPTDRAAMRLHDIGIEIVERNGEHGARVFVGGGMGRTPMIAPEIKDFVPLADLLSYLEACLRVYNRYGRRDNIYKARIKILVHEIGADDYRRQVEEEFIAVKALGIDPPQAEFDRIAAYFAAPAFEQGLTDTLDRTDPDFAVWVDQNVGAHKQPGYSVVTISLKPAGGIPGDATADQIDVIADLAERYSFDELRVTHSQNIVLPHVRKSDLYAVWQALTEAGLAEPNLDLISDIIACPGLDYCSLANARSIPVAQKIATRFADIGRQRELGELKLKISGCINACGHHHAGHIGILGVDRKGVENYQLLLGGSGAEDVSLATITGPGFDEDGIVDAVEKVTDVYLRDRVEGERFVDTYRRVGMAPFKEALYG, from the coding sequence ATGTACAAGTACGACCAGTATGACCAGGCGATCGTCGATGCGCGGGTTGCCGAATTCCGGGATCAGGTGCGCCGCCGCCTGGCCGGAGAGATTACCGAGGACCAGTTCAAGCCGCTGCGCCTGATGAACGGCCTGTATCTTCAGCTTCACGCCTATATGCTGCGCGTCGCCGTCCCCTATGGCACGATGGACAGCCGCCAGATGCGGATGCTGGGCCACATCGCGCGGAAATATGACCGCGGATATGGCCATTTCACCACGCGCCAGAACATCCAGTACAACTGGATCAAGCTGGAGGATGCGCCCGATATCCTCGCCGATCTGGCCAGTGTCGAGATGCACGCCATCCAGACCAGCGGCAATTGCATCCGCAACATTTCGTCCGACCAGTTTGCCGGGGCCGCCGCAGATGAGGTGACGGACCCGCGCCCATGGGCCGAACTGCTCCGCCAATGGAGCACGTTCCACCCCGAATTCAGCTATCTGCCGCGCAAGTTCAAGATCGCGGTCATCGCGTCGCCCACCGACCGGGCAGCAATGCGGCTGCACGATATCGGGATCGAGATTGTCGAGCGGAACGGCGAGCATGGCGCCCGCGTATTCGTGGGCGGCGGCATGGGCCGTACCCCGATGATCGCGCCGGAGATCAAGGATTTCGTGCCGCTGGCCGACCTGCTCAGCTATCTTGAGGCGTGCCTACGCGTCTACAACCGCTATGGCCGGCGCGACAATATCTACAAGGCGCGGATCAAGATCCTGGTCCACGAAATCGGCGCGGACGATTATCGCCGTCAGGTCGAGGAAGAGTTCATCGCGGTAAAGGCGCTGGGGATCGACCCGCCACAGGCCGAGTTTGATCGCATCGCCGCCTATTTCGCCGCGCCCGCGTTCGAGCAGGGGCTGACCGATACGCTGGACCGGACCGATCCCGATTTCGCAGTGTGGGTGGACCAGAATGTCGGCGCGCACAAACAGCCCGGTTATTCTGTCGTCACGATCAGCCTGAAGCCCGCAGGTGGCATCCCGGGCGATGCGACCGCCGATCAGATCGATGTGATTGCCGACCTTGCCGAACGCTACAGCTTTGACGAACTGCGCGTTACGCACAGCCAGAACATCGTGCTGCCGCATGTCCGCAAAAGCGACCTGTACGCCGTGTGGCAGGCGCTGACGGAGGCGGGTCTGGCAGAGCCGAACCTGGACCTGATCAGCGACATCATCGCCTGCCCCGGTCTGGACTACTGCTCGCTGGCCAATGCCCGCTCGATCCCGGTGGCGCAAAAGATCGCGACGCGATTTGCGGATATCGGTCGCCAGCGCGAACTGGGCGAACTGAAGCTGAAGATTTCGGGCTGCATCAACGCCTGTGGGCATCACCATGCCGGGCATATCGGCATTCTGGGCGTCGACCGGAAAGGCGTCGAGAATTACCAGCTGCTGCTGGGCGGATCGGGTGCCGAGGATGTCAGCCTGGCGACGATCACCGGGCCGGGTTTCGACGAGGATGGCATCGTCGATGCGGTTGAAAAGGTGACTGACGTCTATCTGCGCGACCGGGTGGAGGGCGAACGCTTCGTCGACACCTATCGCCGCGTCGGCATGGCCCCGTTCAAGGAAGCGCTTTATGGTTGA
- a CDS encoding UPF0262 family protein, producing the protein MADPRIIDITLDERTILWRSAEIEQERRIAMLDLMESNHFRPARAYPDEYAGPFRIALRVEDGRLAIEIQRTDGTMLEMILLGLARFRRIIRDYFAICDSYYKALRSASPDQIETVDMARRGIHNQGAELLIERLTDKIEIDFDTARRLFTLICVLHIRA; encoded by the coding sequence ATGGCGGACCCGCGCATCATCGACATCACGCTGGACGAGCGAACGATCCTGTGGCGCAGTGCCGAGATCGAGCAGGAGCGGCGGATTGCCATGCTCGACCTGATGGAATCGAACCATTTCCGCCCTGCCCGCGCCTATCCCGACGAGTATGCCGGACCGTTCCGGATTGCGCTGCGGGTCGAGGACGGGCGGCTGGCCATCGAAATTCAGCGAACCGACGGGACGATGCTGGAAATGATCCTGCTGGGCCTGGCGCGGTTCCGGCGGATCATCCGCGATTATTTCGCCATCTGCGACAGTTACTACAAGGCGCTGCGCAGCGCGAGCCCGGACCAGATCGAAACCGTCGACATGGCCCGGCGCGGCATCCACAATCAGGGCGCGGAGTTGCTGATCGAACGGCTGACCGACAAGATCGAGATCGATTTCGATACCGCGCGCCGTCTGTTTACGCTGATCTGCGTCCTGCACATCCGGGCATAG
- the cobA gene encoding uroporphyrinogen-III C-methyltransferase, which yields MESNAPKRLNHDGVGQVILVGAGPGDPDLLTIAAYRALTTASIVVHDGLVGGGIMALIPETARRISVAKQRSRHALPQEGINALLVSLAKDGHDVVRLKGGDPFIFGRGGEEVAELEAAGVPVRVIPGISAAIGGAAEALLPLTHRDHASAVTFVAGQCRGLSDQNWSGLAGKGRTLVIYMGVATATDITEKLIADGVSPGIPVAVIERATRPDRRVLRTLLTDLGDMIVREGVASPAIIVVGEVAALARATDALHQLANQAETIA from the coding sequence ATGGAAAGCAACGCTCCCAAGCGGCTGAACCACGATGGTGTCGGCCAGGTGATCCTGGTCGGAGCAGGTCCGGGCGATCCGGACCTGCTGACCATTGCTGCGTATCGCGCGCTGACCACCGCCAGCATCGTTGTGCATGACGGCCTGGTCGGTGGCGGGATCATGGCGTTGATCCCCGAAACGGCGCGCAGGATCAGCGTCGCCAAGCAGCGTTCGCGCCACGCCCTGCCACAGGAGGGGATCAACGCCCTGCTCGTCTCGCTGGCAAAGGACGGTCATGATGTCGTTCGGCTGAAGGGCGGGGACCCGTTCATCTTTGGTCGCGGTGGCGAGGAAGTGGCCGAGCTGGAGGCCGCGGGCGTTCCCGTTAGGGTCATTCCGGGCATTTCGGCGGCCATCGGCGGCGCGGCAGAGGCACTGTTGCCGCTGACGCACCGCGATCACGCCAGCGCCGTTACCTTTGTCGCCGGGCAATGCCGCGGCCTGTCGGATCAGAACTGGTCCGGGCTGGCGGGCAAGGGGCGGACGCTGGTCATCTATATGGGCGTTGCGACCGCCACGGACATTACGGAAAAACTGATTGCTGACGGCGTATCGCCGGGTATTCCCGTTGCGGTGATCGAACGGGCGACACGGCCCGACCGGCGCGTGCTGCGCACGCTGCTGACCGACCTCGGCGACATGATCGTGCGGGAAGGCGTGGCCAGCCCCGCGATCATCGTGGTGGGCGAGGTCGCTGCGCTGGCCCGCGCGACGGACGCACTGCACCAACTGGCCAATCAAGCGGAGACAATTGCGTGA